One region of Priestia megaterium genomic DNA includes:
- a CDS encoding glycosyltransferase family 2 protein — translation MKTLSVVLPVYNEEEMLKNVLKQIKKVNVLEIIVVANGCTDASVKIAKEEGCTVKVVEKRLFPHEARMEGAKAAKGDAVLFVDGDIILSASELERFVQPLLFEHSDVVLNKWEKTKMNAFNRSELTWSTVLHHALGKPHRANACLKAPYGVLVSVLKNHWELPPLSLFVTFLTQYRVSSHITIETQGKGSFRPFDRPLRSRERIQSYQQLLQTYYTLASNRKRRVDMLAQPLPVVEHGWGKLSSFYGGKQLSVIVPVCNEEGTIKQVIAEARKLEPLEIIVVINGSTDQSEKYAKEQGVKTIVYDERLGHDCGRAAGALAATGDILLFIDGDFVLSAQELYPFAAAVASGVDVALNICEDEEKLTHVVQGWKYVLNETIGRKDLLMSSMTAVPHAISRECLEKIEPESLAVPPFAQVKAIVGGFHVQAVHHVDVNKFNRFRYSEHLSLKSHSATAELIIQDHIFAFLSYLQRD, via the coding sequence ATGAAAACTCTTTCTGTCGTTCTGCCCGTTTACAATGAAGAAGAAATGTTAAAAAACGTGCTTAAACAAATTAAAAAAGTGAACGTGCTTGAGATTATCGTAGTTGCAAACGGCTGTACCGATGCTTCAGTTAAAATAGCGAAAGAAGAGGGATGTACGGTAAAAGTAGTAGAAAAACGCCTTTTTCCACATGAAGCGAGAATGGAAGGGGCAAAGGCTGCTAAAGGAGATGCCGTCTTATTTGTAGACGGCGATATTATTCTTTCGGCTTCCGAGCTTGAGCGTTTTGTTCAGCCGCTGTTATTTGAACATAGCGATGTGGTGCTAAACAAGTGGGAAAAAACAAAGATGAATGCTTTTAACCGCAGCGAGCTGACGTGGAGTACGGTTCTGCATCATGCACTTGGAAAGCCTCATCGTGCCAACGCTTGTTTAAAAGCGCCTTACGGTGTGCTAGTAAGCGTATTAAAGAACCACTGGGAGTTGCCGCCTCTTTCTTTATTTGTGACGTTCTTAACACAGTATCGTGTAAGCTCGCATATTACGATCGAAACGCAGGGAAAGGGAAGCTTTCGTCCGTTTGATCGGCCGCTGCGTAGCAGAGAACGAATTCAATCCTACCAGCAGCTTCTTCAAACATATTATACGCTTGCGTCAAATCGTAAAAGGCGAGTGGATATGCTCGCACAGCCTCTTCCAGTTGTGGAGCACGGCTGGGGGAAATTATCTTCTTTTTATGGAGGCAAACAGCTGTCTGTTATTGTTCCGGTTTGCAACGAAGAAGGAACAATCAAACAAGTGATTGCAGAAGCAAGAAAACTTGAACCGTTAGAAATTATTGTTGTGATTAACGGCTCTACGGATCAGTCGGAGAAGTATGCCAAAGAACAGGGTGTTAAAACTATTGTTTACGATGAGCGGTTAGGGCATGATTGCGGAAGAGCTGCAGGAGCACTTGCAGCAACGGGAGATATTCTTCTCTTCATAGACGGGGACTTTGTTCTTTCAGCTCAGGAGTTGTATCCGTTTGCTGCAGCGGTAGCGAGCGGTGTCGATGTAGCTTTAAACATATGTGAAGATGAAGAAAAGCTCACGCATGTGGTCCAGGGGTGGAAGTACGTGTTGAACGAGACAATAGGAAGAAAAGATTTATTAATGAGCTCCATGACAGCTGTTCCTCATGCCATAAGCAGAGAGTGCCTCGAGAAAATTGAGCCCGAATCTCTTGCTGTACCGCCTTTTGCCCAAGTAAAAGCCATAGTAGGGGGTTTCCATGTGCAGGCCGTTCACCATGTTGATGTAAATAAATTTAACAGATTTCGATATTCTGAACACTTATCATTAAAGAGCCATTCTGCTACGGCAGAACTCATTATTCAGGATCATATTTTTGCATTTCTATCGTATCTTCAGCGTGACTGA
- a CDS encoding nucleotide sugar dehydrogenase: protein MNKKVAVIGLGYVGLPLALLFAKKNYSVVGLDIDARKIEALKQGKSYIPDVHSDVIQSEKNFEAYELQKGISAFQACDYVVVTVPTPITENHNPDLGPVISASAFLKEQMVKGQTVIYESSTYPGTLEEVVLPILKDSNLQAGKDFYLAYSPERVDPANKSYDIEHIPKVISGYSKDCLHHVQTFYESIFQQVVPVSSPKVAEMCKLFENIQRLVNISLVNETNELCEELGIDFYEVLQAASTKPFGFTPYYPGPGIGGHCIPVDPLYFLWKLKQNGLTSELIEAAHHINEEMPNKVIRRVEKQLAANEKRVFVVGMAYKKDVNDMRESPALTVCEGLLAKGYELTYHDPYIDSAILNKQTYFSVPLTKEEVEKSDIVLVLTDHSQIDWSIVKYAKKVVDTRGILNE from the coding sequence ATGAATAAAAAAGTTGCTGTTATTGGTCTTGGCTATGTTGGATTGCCGCTTGCTCTTTTATTTGCAAAGAAAAACTATAGCGTCGTTGGTCTTGATATTGACGCACGAAAAATTGAGGCGCTAAAACAAGGGAAAAGCTATATTCCAGATGTGCATAGTGATGTGATTCAAAGCGAGAAAAATTTTGAAGCATATGAGTTACAAAAAGGTATCTCTGCATTTCAAGCATGCGATTATGTAGTTGTGACCGTGCCAACTCCTATTACAGAAAATCATAACCCCGATCTAGGACCAGTCATTAGCGCATCTGCATTCTTAAAAGAACAGATGGTAAAAGGGCAAACCGTTATTTATGAAAGCTCTACTTACCCAGGCACGCTTGAAGAAGTCGTGTTGCCTATTTTGAAAGATTCCAACTTACAGGCAGGTAAAGATTTTTATCTAGCTTATTCTCCAGAACGAGTTGATCCGGCAAACAAATCATACGATATTGAGCATATTCCAAAAGTAATTAGCGGCTACAGCAAAGACTGCCTTCATCACGTGCAGACGTTTTATGAAAGTATTTTTCAACAGGTGGTGCCTGTTTCTTCTCCAAAAGTAGCAGAAATGTGCAAACTGTTTGAAAACATTCAGCGCCTGGTCAATATTTCGTTGGTGAACGAAACAAACGAGCTGTGTGAGGAATTAGGAATAGACTTTTATGAGGTCTTACAAGCTGCATCTACTAAGCCATTTGGATTCACTCCTTATTATCCAGGTCCTGGAATTGGAGGACACTGCATACCCGTTGATCCGCTTTATTTCCTATGGAAACTAAAGCAAAATGGCTTAACGAGCGAACTTATTGAAGCCGCTCATCATATTAATGAAGAAATGCCAAATAAAGTGATTAGACGTGTTGAAAAGCAGCTGGCAGCAAATGAGAAACGAGTGTTTGTTGTAGGCATGGCGTATAAAAAAGATGTAAATGATATGCGTGAATCGCCGGCGCTGACGGTATGTGAAGGTCTTTTAGCAAAAGGATATGAGCTGACGTATCATGACCCTTATATTGACTCCGCTATATTAAATAAGCAAACGTATTTTTCTGTACCGCTGACAAAAGAAGAAGTTGAAAAAAGCGATATTGTACTTGTATTAACCGATCACAGTCAAATCGATTGGTCAATTGTAAAATACGCAAAAAAAGTTGTGGATACAAGAGGTATTTTAAATGAATGA
- a CDS encoding glycosyltransferase family 2 protein has protein sequence MKVSVIIPVCNEEDSLLPVLKEAQKIKPLEIIVVVNGSSDATKAIAEGAGCRVIYYEEALGINIGRAIGAKKAKGDILLFLDGDIAVSHEELMKYTQAIETGHDIALNNLTWIMKRKVRPHPVSVAKYMLNLCLQREDLSVQALTAIPHAIKKTSAAKIGYENLAHPPLAHTIALLKGMSIVAPCSSDVIYTNKIRNTHKTIPTNSPFPISTNYIIGDHIKALAHLIEEKGIRGGLTDGNRNREVVSAYTPSVKRKAGVKYSAVIPVGEEKETIASVIQEVKKAGVEEIIVVANGADEVTVKRAIEAGATVLHYKQRLGHNVPRAIGAMYSSGEVCLFVDGDIVISAENLRPYLEAADQGIDVALNNLECLLDEVHPIHSVSAAKYFLNIICKRPDLTINTTTAIPHAIKRDVMEKVGYESLIIPPLFQLKSIMYGFMVQPVHFVDVARTNRIRKEHMKVKGLAASTQRILGDYVEALAYYISQTSERGEFLPDIRRHDILFEVLKNE, from the coding sequence TTGAAAGTATCAGTCATTATTCCAGTCTGTAACGAAGAAGATTCATTATTACCTGTGCTTAAAGAAGCTCAAAAAATAAAGCCGTTAGAAATTATTGTCGTAGTAAATGGATCTAGTGATGCAACTAAGGCAATAGCCGAGGGTGCAGGGTGCCGCGTCATTTACTATGAAGAAGCTCTAGGTATTAATATTGGAAGAGCCATTGGGGCTAAAAAAGCAAAAGGAGATATTTTGCTTTTTTTGGACGGAGATATAGCGGTTTCTCATGAGGAGCTGATGAAATATACTCAAGCTATAGAAACCGGTCATGATATCGCTTTAAATAATCTAACATGGATTATGAAACGAAAGGTGCGTCCTCATCCTGTTTCTGTTGCCAAATATATGCTGAACTTGTGCTTACAGCGTGAAGATTTATCTGTTCAAGCCTTAACAGCTATTCCTCATGCCATCAAAAAAACATCAGCAGCTAAAATCGGATACGAAAACTTAGCTCATCCACCCCTCGCTCATACGATTGCTCTTTTAAAAGGAATGTCAATTGTTGCACCGTGTTCTTCAGACGTTATTTATACAAACAAGATTCGAAACACTCATAAAACCATTCCTACCAATTCCCCTTTTCCTATTTCCACTAACTATATCATTGGAGATCACATTAAAGCGTTAGCTCATCTTATTGAAGAAAAAGGAATAAGAGGCGGACTAACAGACGGCAATCGAAACCGAGAAGTTGTTTCCGCTTATACACCAAGCGTGAAGCGGAAAGCAGGCGTTAAGTACAGTGCCGTTATTCCAGTAGGTGAAGAAAAAGAAACGATTGCAAGCGTGATCCAAGAAGTGAAAAAAGCAGGAGTGGAAGAAATCATCGTGGTTGCTAACGGAGCCGATGAAGTGACGGTTAAGCGAGCAATTGAAGCGGGTGCTACTGTTCTTCATTACAAGCAGCGGCTTGGACATAATGTACCTCGAGCAATCGGTGCCATGTACAGCAGCGGTGAAGTTTGCTTGTTCGTAGATGGGGATATCGTCATTTCTGCAGAAAATTTACGTCCGTATCTAGAAGCAGCTGATCAAGGAATTGATGTAGCGCTTAATAATTTAGAGTGTCTGCTGGATGAAGTGCATCCTATTCACTCTGTAAGTGCGGCGAAATATTTTCTTAATATCATTTGCAAACGTCCCGATTTGACAATCAATACAACGACGGCGATTCCGCATGCAATTAAACGGGATGTAATGGAGAAAGTTGGCTACGAATCTCTTATTATTCCACCTTTATTTCAATTAAAAAGTATTATGTACGGCTTTATGGTTCAGCCCGTTCATTTTGTTGATGTGGCGCGAACGAACCGGATTCGAAAGGAGCACATGAAAGTCAAAGGTTTGGCGGCATCAACGCAGCGCATTCTAGGAGATTATGTTGAGGCCCTTGCATACTATATTAGCCAAACAAGTGAAAGAGGCGAGTTTCTTCCGGACATACGAAGACATGATATCTTGTTTGAGGTGTTGAAGAATGAATAA
- a CDS encoding DUF2642 domain-containing protein yields the protein MFFCCYRRYVEKIKHLLFSNRFAEFIQENTKKAVEEVVYSDTFKEYVINIIKESQESPFKEIAEQYIGKEVVIETTAGPLEGVVIFVGDDYLELVESPTSTVLLPFTSIVTIQSA from the coding sequence ATGTTTTTTTGTTGTTACCGTCGCTATGTAGAAAAGATAAAACACCTGTTGTTTTCAAATCGATTTGCTGAATTTATTCAGGAAAACACAAAGAAAGCGGTAGAAGAAGTCGTTTATTCTGACACGTTCAAAGAATACGTAATAAATATTATTAAAGAATCTCAAGAATCACCTTTTAAAGAAATTGCCGAGCAGTATATTGGAAAAGAAGTTGTGATTGAAACAACGGCTGGTCCACTAGAAGGTGTTGTGATATTTGTAGGAGATGATTATTTAGAATTAGTAGAGTCTCCAACATCAACAGTATTACTTCCATTTACAAGCATTGTTACTATTCAAAGCGCTTAA
- a CDS encoding C40 family peptidase: MKKMLSALLVGGALFASPAMGHAAFGDMVLKQGMTNDDVEQVKTVLKDKGFLKGEVSRYFNYETKKAVMAFQEKHNLEADGIVGENTYNALGKGGVVEGESEVNTDKVISKAKSLMGTPYKWGGTTPSGFDCSGYLQYVYKESVGVDIPRTVEDIYKAGENVSEPQVGDLVFFETYKEGPSHAGIYLGDGKFINASSSKGVTISDKNSSYWKERYIGAKRIAAN, translated from the coding sequence ATGAAAAAAATGCTATCGGCGCTTCTTGTAGGAGGAGCTTTATTTGCAAGTCCGGCAATGGGACATGCTGCGTTTGGCGACATGGTTTTAAAACAAGGGATGACAAATGATGATGTTGAACAAGTTAAAACGGTGTTAAAAGATAAAGGATTTTTAAAAGGCGAAGTATCGCGTTATTTTAATTATGAAACAAAAAAAGCGGTTATGGCTTTTCAAGAGAAACATAACCTAGAAGCAGATGGAATTGTTGGAGAGAATACATACAATGCATTAGGTAAAGGCGGCGTTGTAGAAGGCGAATCAGAAGTGAATACGGATAAAGTAATCAGCAAAGCAAAATCCTTAATGGGCACGCCGTACAAATGGGGCGGCACTACACCTTCAGGATTTGACTGCAGCGGATATCTTCAGTATGTATATAAAGAAAGCGTAGGCGTTGATATTCCAAGAACGGTTGAAGATATCTATAAAGCAGGTGAAAATGTAAGTGAACCGCAGGTAGGAGATCTTGTGTTCTTTGAAACGTACAAAGAAGGTCCTTCTCATGCAGGTATTTATCTTGGAGACGGAAAGTTTATTAACGCATCGTCTTCTAAAGGCGTTACAATTAGCGATAAAAATTCAAGCTATTGGAAAGAGCGCTATATAGGAGCAAAGCGTATTGCAGCCAACTGA